The following coding sequences are from one Streptomyces dengpaensis window:
- a CDS encoding acetoacetate decarboxylase — MRIEDVRRHATTPLTRPAFAPVVPWFTDREYLNIVYRTDPEALRAVVPEPLRIEEPLVRFEIMKMNDVTGFGPYTEGGQAVQVSFDGERGEYLHAMYLDNFPATAAGREVSAYPKVIGAPKLYVDHDVLVGTLDYGTLRVATATMGYKHYALDTCEAEAQITVPTFMLKAIPGYDGAPRVLELVRTEITDIVVKAAYSGPARLQLFQHVLAPLADLPVLEIVSASHVLTDLTLAPVKPVFDYLKAATQ; from the coding sequence ATGAGAATCGAAGACGTACGACGCCATGCGACCACCCCGCTCACCCGCCCGGCGTTCGCACCCGTGGTCCCTTGGTTCACCGACCGCGAGTACCTCAACATCGTCTACCGCACCGACCCCGAGGCGCTGCGCGCCGTCGTCCCCGAGCCCCTGCGGATCGAGGAGCCGCTGGTCCGGTTCGAGATCATGAAGATGAACGACGTCACCGGGTTCGGCCCCTACACCGAGGGCGGCCAGGCGGTCCAGGTCAGCTTCGACGGGGAGCGGGGCGAGTACCTGCACGCGATGTACCTCGACAACTTCCCGGCGACCGCGGCCGGACGCGAGGTCAGCGCCTACCCGAAGGTCATCGGCGCACCGAAGCTGTACGTCGACCACGACGTACTGGTCGGCACCCTCGACTACGGCACGCTGCGGGTCGCCACCGCGACCATGGGCTACAAGCATTACGCACTCGATACGTGCGAGGCCGAAGCACAGATCACCGTGCCGACCTTCATGCTCAAGGCCATCCCGGGCTACGACGGCGCCCCGCGCGTGCTGGAGCTGGTCCGCACCGAGATCACCGACATCGTGGTCAAGGCCGCCTACTCCGGTCCGGCTCGGCTGCAGCTGTTCCAGCACGTCCTCGCCCCGCTGGCCGACCTGCCCGTCCTGGAGATTGTCTCCGCCAGCCACGTCCTCACCGACCTGACCCTCGCCCCGGTCAAGCCGGTCTTCGACTACCTCAAGGCAGCCACGCAATGA
- a CDS encoding sigma-70 family RNA polymerase sigma factor — protein sequence MDRRARTPDDTHAEMLAPLGPGMANGPDSTAPDAADLVARFEREALPFLDRLYAAATCLTRDRGAAAELVQQTYLRAFDAFGSFTTGTNMKAWLFYVLADTAHGADGERQNLPRPSCSPGQPRDRLPGKKHPAPSVPPTAAAQALDLLPDHEVKAALNQLPREIAIVVHLAYVEDFSSEEIAELLGIPPGTAISRLHHGRQRLLRLLIYAARRQGDSIIPFPTASTHAGNTNVRSGHEIGTTLRSTHANP from the coding sequence ATGGATCGACGCGCCCGCACCCCCGATGACACCCACGCGGAGATGCTCGCCCCGCTGGGCCCCGGCATGGCGAACGGCCCTGACAGCACTGCACCGGATGCCGCCGACCTCGTCGCGCGGTTCGAACGCGAAGCCCTGCCGTTTCTTGACCGGCTGTACGCAGCCGCCACATGCCTGACCCGCGACCGCGGCGCCGCAGCGGAGCTGGTTCAGCAGACGTATCTGCGGGCTTTCGACGCGTTCGGGTCGTTCACCACGGGGACGAACATGAAGGCCTGGCTGTTCTATGTCCTGGCCGACACCGCGCACGGCGCCGACGGCGAGCGGCAGAACCTGCCGCGCCCGAGCTGTTCGCCGGGACAGCCCCGCGACCGACTGCCGGGTAAGAAACACCCGGCACCCTCTGTTCCTCCGACGGCCGCAGCACAGGCCCTAGACCTCCTGCCCGACCATGAGGTGAAGGCCGCGCTCAACCAACTCCCGCGGGAGATCGCGATCGTTGTGCACCTGGCTTACGTGGAGGACTTCTCCTCCGAGGAGATCGCGGAGCTCTTGGGCATCCCCCCGGGCACCGCGATATCCCGGTTGCACCACGGACGACAACGCCTGCTCCGGCTGCTCATCTACGCTGCACGCCGACAGGGCGACTCGATCATTCCGTTCCCCACCGCAAGCACACACGCTGGAAACACCAACGTCCGATCCGGACATGAGATCGGAACAACCCTCAGGAGCACACATGCCAACCCTTGA
- a CDS encoding AAA family ATPase: protein MSGSEPWSRRSQIVGRIQDVQWVCAFFEDESSRGRGLHVVGEAGVGKTTLLDAVTEAVRASGTRVLRADGVEFEADISFAGLHQILMPVLDDVEHLPSEYRQALLVALGCGTGPAPDQLLLVNATLTLLRQTAAEAPLLLIVDDLPWLDRASAVVLKLVARRLSGSQIGFLAASRTGGENMFDRSGLYEIDLAPLDDDSAHLLLAARYPGLAARVRARVVAEARGNPLALMELPEELTGPQQTAQEELPAVLPLGERLRALFVTRVTVLTEAARRLLLLAALDSTGDLGVLHHAAGQDTAILADLATAERGRLVRMDTAARRLTFRHPLIRSAVVAASTLAERRAAHLALADALADRPERQAWHLAEAAIKPDEQVAQLLQDAGHSALRRGDAAGAVTALTRAADLSPSGGDRSRRLAEAAYLSAEATGDIAGASELLRRAQHADPGGGAALYAAAAAVYVLVNTEADLGTAHQLLVGAIEAAGPVYDVGDRALVDALHTLQLVCWWSGREELWAPFVETVGRLKPAPPPVLALAARTFPDPARTGVAALSRLDEVREVLRRTPDPTVLVRGATATVYLDRVGELRDRLWELVRLGRDGGGQVRRHLGALVHLCMDDFLTGEWEEAQQLADEGAALCDTGYPFFAWYFQYNQVLLHGARGETEAGDALAERMVRWGTRRGVGTAAAFAHQARTLVCLGGGDYEAAYRHATALTPAGSVAPYVAHALWGAYDLVEAAVRTGRDTEAAAHVRALHELGITRLSDRYAMLVSGAAGLCAPDEEAIAHFEHALSVPGADRWVFEAARIRLALGERLRRTGAKGPAREPLTAALDLFSRLGAAPWAERARKELRAAGQTSRPQTTPSLLTPQELEIAHLAASGLSNKQIGERLYLSHRTVGAHLYKMYPKLGITTRAALRDALTALDDAA, encoded by the coding sequence ATGAGTGGGAGCGAACCGTGGAGCCGACGGTCGCAGATCGTCGGCCGCATCCAGGACGTGCAGTGGGTGTGCGCGTTCTTCGAGGACGAGTCCAGCCGGGGCCGCGGCTTGCACGTGGTCGGCGAGGCCGGCGTCGGCAAGACCACACTGCTCGACGCGGTCACCGAGGCTGTGAGGGCGTCCGGCACTCGGGTACTGCGCGCCGACGGCGTCGAGTTCGAGGCGGACATCTCGTTCGCCGGACTGCATCAGATCCTGATGCCGGTGCTGGACGACGTCGAGCACCTACCGTCCGAGTATCGCCAAGCACTCCTGGTCGCACTCGGCTGCGGCACCGGTCCTGCTCCGGACCAGCTTCTCCTGGTCAATGCCACCCTGACCCTGCTGCGGCAGACAGCGGCCGAGGCTCCGCTCCTCCTGATCGTCGACGACCTGCCGTGGCTGGACCGGGCCAGCGCCGTGGTCCTCAAACTCGTCGCCCGCCGTCTGTCCGGCAGCCAGATCGGCTTCCTGGCAGCCTCCCGGACCGGCGGGGAGAACATGTTCGACCGCAGCGGCCTGTACGAGATCGACCTGGCGCCGCTCGACGACGACTCGGCGCACCTGCTGCTCGCGGCCCGCTACCCGGGGCTGGCCGCCCGGGTCCGGGCACGGGTGGTCGCCGAGGCTCGCGGCAATCCGCTGGCCCTGATGGAACTGCCGGAAGAACTTACCGGACCACAGCAGACCGCGCAGGAGGAACTGCCGGCGGTGCTGCCGCTGGGCGAACGCCTGCGTGCCCTGTTCGTCACACGCGTCACCGTCCTCACCGAGGCCGCACGCCGGCTGCTGTTGCTGGCCGCGCTGGACAGCACCGGCGATCTCGGAGTCCTGCACCACGCCGCCGGGCAGGACACCGCCATCCTGGCGGACCTCGCCACCGCCGAGCGTGGGCGCCTGGTCCGGATGGACACCGCCGCCCGGCGCCTGACGTTCCGTCACCCGCTGATCCGCTCGGCGGTCGTGGCGGCCTCCACCCTGGCCGAGCGCCGTGCCGCGCACCTGGCGCTGGCCGACGCACTGGCCGACCGGCCGGAGCGCCAGGCCTGGCACCTGGCCGAGGCGGCGATCAAGCCGGACGAACAGGTGGCCCAGCTGCTCCAGGACGCCGGGCACTCGGCGCTGCGGCGCGGTGACGCGGCCGGCGCGGTCACCGCGCTGACCCGGGCCGCCGATCTGAGTCCTTCGGGCGGCGACCGCAGCCGGCGGCTGGCCGAGGCGGCCTACCTCAGCGCGGAGGCGACCGGCGACATCGCGGGCGCGTCGGAACTGCTGCGGCGGGCGCAGCACGCCGATCCCGGCGGAGGCGCCGCCCTGTACGCGGCAGCCGCCGCGGTGTACGTCCTCGTCAACACCGAAGCCGACCTCGGCACCGCGCACCAGCTGCTGGTCGGCGCGATCGAAGCGGCCGGACCGGTTTACGACGTCGGTGACCGGGCTCTTGTCGACGCGCTGCACACCTTGCAGTTGGTCTGTTGGTGGAGCGGTCGCGAGGAGCTGTGGGCGCCGTTCGTCGAGACGGTGGGCCGGCTGAAACCGGCCCCGCCGCCAGTGCTGGCACTGGCCGCACGGACGTTCCCCGACCCGGCGCGCACTGGCGTCGCGGCCCTGTCCCGCCTCGACGAGGTCCGTGAGGTGCTGCGTCGAACACCTGATCCGACGGTGCTGGTTCGCGGCGCGACCGCGACGGTCTATCTCGACCGGGTCGGCGAACTGCGCGACCGGCTCTGGGAGTTGGTCCGTCTGGGCCGTGACGGCGGCGGACAGGTCCGTCGGCACCTCGGGGCTCTGGTGCACCTGTGCATGGACGACTTCCTGACCGGCGAATGGGAGGAAGCACAGCAACTGGCCGACGAGGGAGCGGCGTTGTGCGACACCGGGTATCCCTTCTTCGCCTGGTACTTCCAGTACAACCAGGTGCTGCTGCACGGGGCACGAGGGGAAACGGAAGCGGGGGACGCCCTGGCCGAACGGATGGTGCGCTGGGGGACGCGCCGCGGCGTCGGCACGGCCGCGGCCTTCGCCCACCAGGCACGGACCCTGGTCTGCCTCGGCGGCGGCGACTACGAGGCCGCCTACCGCCACGCGACCGCCCTCACCCCGGCCGGGAGTGTGGCCCCGTACGTGGCGCACGCGCTGTGGGGCGCCTACGACCTGGTCGAGGCGGCCGTGCGCACCGGCCGCGACACGGAGGCCGCCGCGCACGTCCGGGCCCTGCACGAGCTCGGGATCACCCGACTGTCCGACCGGTACGCGATGCTCGTCTCGGGCGCTGCCGGCCTGTGCGCTCCGGACGAGGAGGCGATCGCGCACTTCGAGCACGCGTTGTCGGTTCCGGGCGCGGACCGCTGGGTCTTCGAGGCGGCGCGGATCCGTCTGGCCCTCGGTGAGCGGCTGCGGCGTACCGGCGCCAAGGGCCCGGCCCGCGAGCCGCTGACGGCTGCCTTGGACCTCTTCTCCCGGCTGGGGGCCGCACCGTGGGCGGAGCGGGCCCGCAAGGAGCTGCGCGCGGCCGGTCAGACGAGCCGACCCCAGACCACACCGTCCCTGCTGACGCCGCAGGAACTGGAGATCGCGCACCTGGCGGCGTCCGGCCTGAGCAACAAGCAGATCGGGGAGCGGCTCTACCTTTCGCACCGGACCGTCGGCGCTCACCTGTACAAGATGTATCCGAAACTCGGGATCACCACGCGGGCGGCGCTGCGCGACGCGCTGACCGCGCTGGACGACGCGGCATGA
- a CDS encoding enoyl-CoA hydratase-related protein, whose protein sequence is MPTLDRQDDVFVLDLGDDENRFHPDWIASVNTALNEVEKAEVPRALVTTARGKFYSNGLDLEWMGAHADQEESYRSSVHELFARMLSLPVITVAALQGHTFAAGAMFSLAHDFRVMRADRGFWCLPEADINIPFTPGMAALIQSRLAPQTAHEAMVTARRYGGSDAAAAGIVERAVDETAVRSTAVEIAEAQLGKAGDSLGTIKARMYASVLATLRDAPHPLG, encoded by the coding sequence ATGCCAACCCTTGACCGCCAGGACGACGTCTTCGTACTCGACCTCGGAGACGATGAGAACCGCTTCCACCCCGACTGGATCGCCTCCGTCAACACCGCCCTGAACGAAGTGGAGAAGGCAGAAGTGCCCCGCGCCCTGGTGACGACCGCGAGGGGCAAGTTCTACTCCAACGGCCTGGACCTGGAGTGGATGGGCGCCCACGCTGATCAGGAGGAGAGCTACCGCAGCTCCGTCCATGAGCTCTTCGCCCGCATGCTGTCCCTGCCGGTGATCACCGTGGCGGCCCTGCAGGGGCATACCTTCGCCGCCGGCGCGATGTTCTCCCTCGCGCACGACTTCCGTGTCATGCGCGCCGACCGCGGCTTCTGGTGCCTGCCCGAAGCGGACATCAACATCCCCTTCACGCCCGGCATGGCCGCCCTGATCCAGTCCCGGCTGGCGCCGCAGACCGCGCACGAGGCCATGGTCACCGCGCGTCGCTACGGTGGGTCGGACGCCGCGGCCGCCGGGATCGTCGAACGGGCGGTGGACGAGACCGCTGTGCGTTCCACGGCCGTAGAGATCGCCGAGGCACAACTCGGCAAGGCCGGCGACTCCCTCGGCACCATCAAGGCACGCATGTACGCCTCGGTCCTGGCCACCCTGCGCGATGCACCCCACCCGCTCGGCTGA
- a CDS encoding acyl-CoA dehydrogenase family protein, protein MTTTATPLTQLDDQLAADFYLYEALLSDEERKILLKARTLMGDEVKPLVNDAWGKGELPQELIEKFRGSGLTALAYEGYGEHQPAISHLLSGMLAMELGRTDASCATFFGVHNGLGFYSIYYGGDQEQRDWFLPAMATMDKIGAFALTEPLGGSDVSGGMRTTAKHEGDTWVLNGAKKWIGNATFADYVVVFARDVDDNKVKAFVVEKGTPGFEPVKIEGKIALRIVQNAEITLTDVRVPDGNRLQNMKGFRDVAEVLRQTRSGVAWQALGVMIGAYELALDYAKQRIAFGRPIAKFQLVQDLLVKILGNITASWGMLVQLARLQDQGIFRDEQSALAKEFVAARMRESVAWSREIFGGNGIVLEYDVARFFADAEALYSYEGTHQMQTLIVGKSITGHSAFVG, encoded by the coding sequence ATGACCACCACCGCCACCCCGCTCACGCAGCTGGACGACCAGCTCGCCGCCGACTTCTACCTCTACGAGGCGCTGCTCTCGGACGAGGAGCGCAAGATACTGCTCAAGGCCCGCACCCTTATGGGGGATGAGGTCAAGCCGCTGGTCAACGATGCCTGGGGGAAGGGCGAGTTGCCCCAGGAGCTGATCGAGAAGTTCCGCGGCAGCGGACTGACCGCCCTGGCCTACGAGGGCTACGGCGAGCACCAGCCGGCCATCAGCCACCTGCTCAGCGGCATGCTCGCCATGGAGCTGGGCCGCACCGACGCCTCGTGCGCCACCTTCTTCGGCGTCCACAACGGGCTCGGCTTCTACTCCATCTACTACGGCGGCGACCAGGAGCAGCGCGACTGGTTCCTGCCCGCCATGGCCACGATGGACAAGATCGGCGCGTTCGCCCTGACCGAACCGCTCGGCGGCTCCGACGTCTCCGGCGGCATGCGCACCACCGCCAAGCACGAGGGCGACACCTGGGTCCTCAACGGCGCCAAGAAGTGGATCGGCAACGCCACCTTCGCCGACTACGTCGTCGTCTTCGCGCGGGACGTCGACGACAACAAGGTCAAGGCCTTCGTCGTCGAGAAGGGCACCCCCGGCTTCGAGCCGGTCAAGATCGAAGGCAAGATCGCGCTGCGGATCGTCCAGAACGCCGAGATCACCCTGACCGACGTACGCGTACCGGACGGGAACCGGCTGCAGAACATGAAGGGCTTCCGGGACGTCGCCGAGGTCCTGCGCCAGACGCGCAGCGGGGTCGCCTGGCAGGCCCTGGGCGTCATGATCGGCGCCTACGAACTCGCGCTCGACTACGCCAAGCAGCGCATCGCCTTCGGCCGTCCGATCGCCAAGTTCCAGCTGGTGCAGGACCTGCTGGTGAAGATCCTGGGCAACATCACCGCCTCCTGGGGCATGCTGGTGCAGCTCGCCCGGCTGCAGGACCAGGGCATCTTCCGCGACGAACAGTCCGCGCTGGCCAAGGAGTTCGTCGCGGCCAGGATGCGGGAATCCGTCGCCTGGAGCCGCGAGATCTTCGGCGGCAACGGCATCGTCCTCGAATACGACGTCGCCCGGTTCTTCGCCGACGCCGAAGCCCTCTACTCCTACGAGGGCACCCACCAGATGCAGACCCTCATCGTCGGCAAGTCGATCACCGGCCACAGCGCCTTCGTGGGGTGA
- a CDS encoding CaiB/BaiF CoA transferase family protein — protein MTTETTESVFTGLKVLDTSSYIAGPAAATVLSDFGADVIKIEPPGHGDPQRRLSFVPPSPRAQANYGWHLANRNKRGMVIDLKSPATTEVLKRLVEWADVVITNFPHGTRERLHLGYDEVSSWNPKVIYADLTGFGDAGPDARQPGFDLTAYWSRSGLLASTRDAGAPPTVPVWGSGDYTTAIAIYAAIATALYHRERTGQGANVGTSLLATGVWATGTLVAGALADGTPFELHDRNAPVNALTNPYQSADGQWFMLATSPVNWPGLTRAIGRPELSEDPRFADIEGLVKNAAAASELLDAEFASRPFTHWKDALERERITYSPIQTPEEAAKDPQLRVNDIVVPLEGVAGLDYTINSPVNLRGIPKVPAKRAPDLGEHNDEILAELGFSPSEIAVLHAQGAIPGTTEAEGA, from the coding sequence ATGACCACCGAAACCACCGAATCCGTCTTCACCGGCCTGAAGGTCCTCGACACGTCGAGCTACATCGCGGGACCGGCCGCAGCCACCGTGCTCTCCGACTTCGGAGCGGACGTCATCAAGATCGAGCCGCCGGGACACGGCGACCCCCAGCGACGGCTGAGCTTCGTGCCGCCCAGCCCCCGGGCACAGGCCAACTACGGCTGGCACCTCGCCAACCGCAACAAGCGCGGCATGGTGATCGACCTCAAGTCCCCGGCGACCACCGAGGTCCTCAAACGGCTCGTCGAGTGGGCCGACGTGGTGATCACCAACTTCCCGCACGGCACGCGCGAGAGGCTGCACCTCGGCTACGACGAGGTATCGAGCTGGAACCCGAAAGTCATCTACGCCGACCTCACCGGCTTCGGGGACGCCGGCCCCGACGCCCGCCAGCCGGGCTTCGACCTGACCGCCTACTGGTCGCGCAGCGGACTGCTGGCCTCCACCCGCGACGCGGGAGCGCCGCCGACGGTACCGGTCTGGGGCAGCGGCGACTACACGACGGCGATCGCCATCTACGCGGCGATCGCAACCGCCCTCTACCACCGCGAACGGACAGGACAAGGAGCCAATGTCGGAACGTCGCTGCTCGCCACGGGCGTGTGGGCCACAGGAACACTCGTGGCCGGCGCGCTCGCCGACGGCACACCGTTCGAGCTGCACGACCGCAACGCGCCGGTAAATGCGCTGACCAACCCCTACCAATCGGCGGACGGCCAATGGTTCATGCTGGCAACCTCACCCGTGAACTGGCCGGGACTGACGCGGGCCATCGGGCGCCCCGAACTGAGCGAGGATCCCCGATTCGCGGACATCGAGGGCCTGGTCAAGAACGCCGCCGCGGCGAGCGAACTGCTCGACGCCGAGTTCGCCTCGCGCCCCTTCACCCACTGGAAGGATGCCCTGGAGCGGGAACGCATCACCTACAGCCCCATCCAGACACCGGAAGAGGCCGCCAAGGACCCGCAACTGCGCGTGAACGACATCGTCGTGCCCCTGGAAGGAGTCGCCGGGCTGGACTACACCATCAACAGCCCGGTCAACCTCCGAGGGATACCGAAAGTCCCCGCCAAGCGGGCACCGGACCTGGGCGAGCACAACGACGAAATCCTCGCCGAACTGGGCTTCAGCCCCTCCGAGATCGCCGTGCTGCACGCCCAGGGGGCGATCCCCGGCACCACGGAAGCGGAAGGGGCGTGA
- a CDS encoding response regulator transcription factor has protein sequence MKAAIRAVLGEDQPIVREGVTMILTRAGINVVSAVDNAVDLVQAAAEHRPDVVITDIQMPPGLADDGLRAALQIRAAHPGMGVIVLSQYLEASYALDLVGDNPRGVGYLLKEKVAKPEILSDAVERVASGGSALDSDVIATLVGRKRAADPLDQLTPKEREVLALMAEGHSNAGIAAKLVVTVPAIERHVTGIFLKLGLQQAESSQHRRVLAVLEYLKS, from the coding sequence ATGAAAGCTGCGATCCGCGCCGTCCTCGGTGAGGACCAACCGATCGTCCGGGAGGGTGTCACGATGATTCTCACCCGTGCCGGAATCAATGTCGTCTCCGCGGTCGACAACGCTGTCGACTTGGTGCAGGCCGCTGCGGAACACCGGCCCGACGTGGTGATCACAGACATCCAGATGCCTCCGGGTCTGGCGGACGACGGGCTGCGGGCTGCCCTGCAGATTCGAGCCGCCCATCCTGGGATGGGCGTCATCGTGCTGTCGCAGTACCTTGAAGCGAGCTACGCCCTCGATCTGGTCGGGGACAACCCGCGCGGTGTGGGGTACTTGCTGAAGGAGAAGGTCGCGAAGCCCGAGATCCTCAGTGACGCGGTGGAACGCGTGGCGAGTGGTGGTTCGGCCCTCGACTCGGACGTGATTGCCACCCTCGTGGGCCGTAAGCGCGCGGCTGACCCGCTCGATCAGCTGACGCCCAAGGAACGTGAGGTTCTTGCCCTCATGGCAGAGGGACACTCCAATGCAGGCATTGCGGCGAAGCTGGTCGTGACCGTTCCTGCGATCGAGCGTCACGTCACCGGCATTTTCCTCAAGCTGGGTCTGCAGCAGGCGGAGTCCTCGCAACACCGACGAGTGCTCGCGGTCCTGGAGTATCTCAAGAGCTAG
- a CDS encoding crotonase/enoyl-CoA hydratase family protein yields the protein MSTTDVRTHRVGTTLLITIDRPQARNSVNAAVAALLSKALDELEADPGLRAGVLTGADGTFSAGMDLKAALRGESPNIPGRGFGGVTEVERTKPLIAAVEGFAVGGGFELALACDLIVAAEDAHFGLPEVTRGLIAAGGGVIRLPKRIPYHLAMEFLLTGEPVSGRRAGELGLANRVVPTGQAVNESLLRAEQLAANAPLALAAVKTVVRAADGVPEADAFAVQRTVMDTLMASADVREGMTAFAEHRAPQWTGK from the coding sequence ATGAGCACCACTGACGTGCGCACCCATCGGGTGGGCACAACCCTGCTGATCACGATCGATCGACCACAGGCACGCAACTCCGTCAACGCCGCGGTCGCCGCCCTCCTTTCGAAGGCCCTGGACGAGCTGGAGGCCGACCCCGGGCTCCGGGCCGGCGTGCTGACCGGCGCCGATGGCACCTTCAGCGCCGGCATGGACCTCAAGGCCGCCCTGCGCGGCGAGTCCCCGAATATCCCGGGCCGCGGGTTCGGCGGCGTGACCGAGGTCGAGCGGACGAAGCCACTGATCGCCGCCGTGGAGGGCTTCGCCGTGGGCGGCGGATTCGAACTCGCCCTGGCCTGCGACCTCATCGTCGCCGCGGAGGACGCGCACTTCGGCCTGCCCGAAGTCACGCGCGGCCTGATCGCCGCGGGCGGCGGCGTGATCCGGCTGCCCAAGCGCATCCCCTACCACCTGGCGATGGAGTTCCTGCTGACCGGTGAGCCGGTGAGCGGCCGACGGGCGGGCGAGCTGGGCCTGGCCAACCGGGTCGTCCCCACCGGTCAAGCCGTGAACGAGTCCCTCCTGCGCGCCGAGCAGCTCGCGGCGAACGCACCGCTCGCGCTGGCCGCCGTGAAGACGGTGGTACGGGCCGCGGACGGAGTACCGGAGGCCGACGCGTTCGCGGTGCAGCGCACGGTGATGGACACGTTGATGGCCTCGGCCGACGTACGGGAGGGCATGACCGCCTTCGCCGAGCACCGTGCCCCGCAGTGGACGGGGAAGTGA
- a CDS encoding 3-hydroxyacyl-CoA dehydrogenase NAD-binding domain-containing protein — protein MTHPFRTAAVIGAGTIGLSWTALFAGHGLTVRVSDPRPDLAEAIDSALAEFTPHLAAQGVNTDGLADRVHLAADVTEAVRDADVVQENGPERVEFKKELFAQLVRETPGHALLLSSSSAIPATAFTTELEDAGRILIGHPFNPPHLLPLVEVVPGERTTEEAVQAAVDFYTAVGRSPVVERQEIPGFVGNRLQNALSRQAVYLVQQGVVTPEDLDTVVTHSLGIRWATVGPFLGAHLGGGPGGYRHITEHIGKSMQQLTLGEPSQDPEDRERVVQAVEKAYASTPYTDLAEARDRRQLAVLSALEDNRPNQHNKEN, from the coding sequence ATGACACACCCCTTCCGCACCGCCGCCGTGATCGGCGCGGGCACCATCGGACTGTCCTGGACAGCACTGTTCGCCGGCCACGGCCTGACCGTCCGTGTGAGCGACCCGCGCCCCGACCTCGCCGAGGCCATCGACTCCGCGCTGGCGGAGTTCACCCCGCACTTGGCCGCCCAGGGCGTGAACACCGACGGCCTCGCCGACCGGGTCCACCTCGCGGCCGACGTCACCGAAGCCGTCCGGGACGCGGACGTCGTCCAGGAGAACGGCCCCGAGCGCGTCGAGTTCAAGAAGGAGCTGTTCGCCCAGCTGGTCCGGGAGACCCCCGGACACGCACTGCTGCTGAGCTCGTCGTCGGCGATCCCGGCGACCGCGTTCACCACGGAACTCGAGGACGCCGGCCGCATCCTCATCGGACACCCCTTCAATCCGCCGCACCTGCTGCCGCTCGTCGAGGTCGTACCCGGCGAACGCACCACCGAGGAAGCCGTGCAGGCTGCCGTCGACTTCTACACCGCCGTCGGCCGCAGCCCCGTCGTCGAACGCCAGGAGATCCCCGGGTTCGTGGGCAACCGGCTCCAGAACGCGCTCAGCCGCCAGGCCGTCTATCTCGTCCAGCAGGGCGTGGTGACCCCCGAGGACCTGGACACCGTCGTGACCCACTCGCTCGGCATCCGCTGGGCGACGGTCGGTCCGTTCCTCGGCGCGCACCTGGGCGGCGGGCCCGGCGGCTACCGCCACATCACCGAGCACATCGGCAAGTCCATGCAGCAGCTGACCCTCGGTGAGCCCTCGCAGGACCCCGAGGACCGGGAGCGAGTCGTCCAAGCAGTGGAGAAGGCGTACGCCTCCACGCCGTACACGGACCTCGCCGAAGCCCGCGACCGCAGGCAACTCGCCGTCCTGTCCGCCCTGGAAGACAACCGCCCCAACCAGCACAACAAGGAGAACTGA
- a CDS encoding isochorismatase family protein gives MAEKNTPIWDASECALVLIDYQDGVLDLIFEQDRRVIELNTRYLAKFAKAIGIPVVLSTVGVEMGVNTPTISTLRAELPDVEEIDRSQMNAWEDAGFVDAVKATGRKKLVMGGLVTSVCLAYPAVDAMADGYEVAIVADAVGDATKEIHDTAMLRLVQAGAVPMTTTAMMAEFFRDWKSPLAEFARELWVPYKEEWAALKRDPKFVEFKGLV, from the coding sequence ATGGCTGAGAAGAACACGCCCATATGGGACGCGTCGGAGTGCGCGCTGGTGCTGATCGACTATCAGGACGGCGTGCTCGATCTGATCTTCGAGCAGGACCGAAGGGTCATCGAGCTCAATACCCGTTACCTGGCGAAGTTCGCAAAGGCCATCGGTATCCCGGTGGTACTCAGCACGGTCGGCGTCGAGATGGGCGTCAACACGCCCACCATCTCGACGCTCCGGGCGGAGCTGCCGGATGTCGAGGAGATCGACCGATCCCAGATGAATGCCTGGGAGGATGCCGGCTTCGTGGACGCGGTCAAGGCGACCGGCCGCAAGAAGCTGGTGATGGGGGGCCTCGTCACGTCGGTGTGTCTGGCCTACCCGGCGGTCGACGCGATGGCCGATGGCTACGAGGTCGCGATCGTCGCTGACGCGGTGGGTGACGCGACCAAGGAGATTCACGACACCGCGATGCTCAGGCTCGTCCAGGCGGGCGCTGTGCCGATGACGACGACCGCCATGATGGCCGAGTTTTTCCGGGACTGGAAGTCGCCCCTTGCCGAATTCGCCCGCGAACTGTGGGTGCCCTACAAGGAGGAGTGGGCGGCACTCAAGCGGGACCCGAAGTTCGTGGAGTTCAAGGGGCTGGTGTGA